The following nucleotide sequence is from Aspergillus luchuensis IFO 4308 DNA, chromosome 1, nearly complete sequence.
TAAGTTTTAGTGATGGATGCTATATTGTGTCGTATATGTCGTTAATTCTCGACTTCCAGCTCAGTGCAACAATGGGATGattcagaaaagaaaagatcagAACAGTTTCCAAGCATCCGAGGAGTTCACTCTCTAAAAGATCCTCATTCGTATCGTGGCgtatatttcttctcttccatctagATCCGTTTGAGCgcagttttttttttttttttcccttcctctccaacccaccacctctACACAACATGACCAACATGAACTCCCTCTCCCGAGCACTGGAAAATGTCCGTTTGGACAACAACTCCACCACTGGCAAAACCGTCAAAGGCAAGCCCATCAAGAAACAACGTACGAAGAAAGCCCCCATCGAacccttccgcttcttcgacctccccTCGGAGATCCGTCTACGCGTTTATCACTTCGTGCTCTTCACCCCAAAACGCGGACGCAACCCGCGCCTAACAGGCAGCGTGGGCGCCTCGTCGAAGAAAAACCCTCCTatctcccccacctcccaccGAGTGGCGCTATTCCTGACCTCCCGGCGCATGCACGATGAAGCCTCAGACTATTTTTACTCTACCCAAGTATTTCGTCTCTTCCACCTCCAGGATTACTCGCGTATGCCAACCATCCGGGCCATACCCCCGCGGTACCGCCCCTCCATCGCCACAGTCGAGTTAATCCTAGGATCGAGCTGGACAGCGCCACCGCGCGAATGGACCATCACACGCAGTCTGggactggaggagatggagcggaTGCGCACGTTCAAAGTCTTTGTTGAAGTCGATCCATCGCATCCGGTGTTCGAGGGGTTCCGCATCTCGAAGGACTATTATACGGATTTTGCGGGCGATCTGCTCAAGGGTGTCCTGGAGAGGTTACCGAATCTGGAATACGTGGAGTTTGATGGCTGGCCATCTGTACGGAAGAGCGGTGCTCTGATGAAGAGATTGATGCATGAGGTCAGGTCGGCCGGGATAAAGATTGCGTGGGGTCCCGAACGGGGGTGGACTGAttatgatggggaggagttcaGTGAAGATGCGTATGGGGTTATCGCGCATGAGAAGAAAATGCAGGAAAAGGCTCGTCGGAAGAAGGAATTAGAGGAGGCGCAGGAATTCGCCAGGTTGCATGgcctgccgccgccgccacttCCATTGTTCAATCCGTACCTCGATTATTGAGATGTGATCATGACGTGATGGGTTTGGGTCTTCATTTGGCATGATATGATATTGCGGCCTTGCGGGAGTTTAGATCGGTTGCTTTCTCTGGGATTGCTTATATTAGATGCACATATACCTATACATAGATTCTTTAGACAATAAAGTGCACATTTTTTGTTGTTATTTGGTTCAAATCACTTGGTGTTGTCACTACTGGTGATTATATACCGGGTTGATACATATAACGTCATTCATTGATGTGCCTGCCAAGACCAGATGACCGTCCTGTACATGAAACCTGAGTTCAGGGAGTCTGAAATGGCATTAGGAAATATATGTTACGGTATGGTTGCTCTATAGttcctcatcaacctccaTGCCGGTGCCATTCTCCTTGCCGTTTGATTGCCGTGCCACCGAGGCCTCCTTGTCAATCATCTGCCGCGAGACGGCTACGATGTTGTCCTCAATCAACTGCTGGCTCACATCTTCGATGTCTGCAGATAATCTAATCAGTAACAGATCAAACAACGTGCAAGCGAGAAACTTACGCTTCTTGGGGTCGACCTTGCCGACGTATCTCGTCTTAAGCTGGTCCTTGGTGAGCGTGGTCTCCTCCTTGACGCGCTTCTCGTAGCCCTCGGCGAGGCTGACGAGCTGCTTCATACGCTCAACATTGTGCTCGCCCTCTTCATGGAAGTCCTTCATCTGCAGCGCCTCCGTCCAGACGTGCTTGTGCAAGTTCATCAGCATGTTCTCCTCGAGACCGGTCTTGCGGTAGTCGATGGCAATGCTGTAGTAGTGGCGGTTGAGGCCGTGGATGAGGGCCTGAATGGACGGTTTGTTCAGATGACCCAAGTTGGATGTTGTTTGGCGGGGCTCCTGGCCCATGACGACGGTCTGTGGTTGGATGAGACGGAAGGCATCAATGACGACCTTGCCCTTGACGGACTGGATAGGGTCGACGACCACGGCAACGGCGCGGGGAGTGAGCTGTTCAAAGGATTGCTGAGTGTTGATATCGACGGACGAAAGCCAGCAGCCGAAACCAGGATGCGAGTGGTACCAGCCAACAACGGTCTCTGGTCTATAGCATGATGCGTTAGGATAAACCGGGTAGTTCGTGAGATACTTTTGGAGCTTACCGTCCAGTTTGCCTCAGCAtgtccatcatcttcgtttGGAAAACAGGGTCCACGGCTTCGACACTGACACCAGTACCACTTTGAGGCATGGCGAAAACGTCAACTACCCTAACTGTGTACTCGTCCACAAACTCTCCCAGCATCAGACCCATGACTTCCATGGGCACACCAGCCCGACCATGTCTTAGCATCTTCAGCAGAGCGAGCGATGAGATGTGGACGGTTTCGGAGTTATCGATGAGGTTGGGGATATCCTGTACCTGCATTAGCCCATAGCCCCAAACGCTCTGGAGATACGAGTGCCATGTCCGCTGCTCGCCTAAGTGTTACTCACTCCATTGTTCCCTCCAACGCCCATACCCTGGGCTGCTTGGAGCATGCGATGCAAACGATCCATAGTGGAGACGGGGGGTTGGTTGAGTGTTAGTTATGTAGATGAGACCAGGATGACTTCCTACGCGGAAGCTCCAATCGGAAGGTTAAGTGGGGATATCAGAGCAAATTCGGTGATTGGAAAAGCTCAGATGTTGTATAGGCAAAGGGGATGCTCGAGCCGGTTCCGATGGAACAGTAAGCGAGGTTAGACAAAAGCTGAAGATGGGAAgcaggtggtgatggaggcgCAACTGGGGCGTGTGTAAGTAGTGACGGTCGAGCTTCCCAAGAAGCCTGACGAAGGCGGTGGAGCAGCTTGGGGTTCCGCCTTTGCGTCTCCCCTTCGCTTCCTTTCGGTCCCCATCACTTATTGTCCGCCCCCGGCCATTGCTAATGTACTCCATTAGTGCCACTCTGTGAGAGTTATTCGACTGACTCACGTATAGGGCACTTTATCTGTCCTATTCATTATATTTCTTGTCTACCTGAGTGTCATCTGCCTGTTTTCTCTCCATCTGACGCTCTCATACACCCCCCCGAGAATTCACCGCGCTCAAGCGACATTCCTACGCATTGGTCTGAGTGAGGAATCGCCGTGTGCTTCGCACAGTGACCTTCGACATGAGTAACTCACTCGCGCCTCTGGACCCCATTACCAATGGGTCGGCGGATCGCAATAAGAAAGTCGCCTATTTCTACGATTCCGATGTGGGAAACTATGCCTATGTCTCGGGACACCCCATGAAGCCTCATCGCATAAGGATGGCTCACAGTTTGGTCATGAACTATGGCCTTTataagaagatggagatataCGTGAGTGACTATGGATGATTCAGGATCTCTGCAACGTCTTTTGAAAGTAGCGCTGACGCAGTCTACAGCGGGCGAAGCCGGCCTCGAAATACGAAATGACCCAGTTCCACACGGATGAGTACATCGACTTCCTTTCCAAGGTTACGCCGGACAACATGGACTCCTTCGCGAAGGAGCAGAGCAAGTACAATGTCGGAGATGATTGTCCCGTTTTCGATGGGCTCTTCGAGTTTTGCGGTATCAGCGCGGGTGGTAGTATGGAGGGTGCCGCCCGGCTCAACCGCAACAAGTGCGACATTGCCGTTAACTGGGCCGGTGGTCTTCACCACGCGAAGAAAAGTGAAGCAAGTGGATTCTGTTATGTAAATGGTAAGTTTCGCGATACGCTATGCTGAGCCTTCGCTGACGCAACACAGACATCGTTTTGGGTATCCTGGAGCTGCTGCGATTCAAGCAGCGCGTGCTTTACGTTGATATCGATGTCCACCacggagatggtgttgaggaggcATTCTACACGACCGACCGTGTGATGACGGTGTCCTTCCACAAGTACGGCGAGTACTTCCCAGGTACGGGTGAGCTGCGCGATATCGGAGTGGGTCAGGGCAAGCACTATGCCGTCAACTTCCCTCTCCGCGATGGCATTGATGACATCTCCTACAAGAGCATCTTTGAGCCCGTTATCAAGAGCGTTATGGAATGGTACCGACCCGAAGCTGTGGTCTTGCAGTGTGGTGGCGACAGTCTGTCGGGCGACCGTCTCGGATGCTTCAACCTCAGTATGCGGGGCCACGCGAACTGTGTGAACTTTGTGAAGAGCTTTAACCTGCCCACCATGAttcttggcggtggtggttataCGATGCGAAATGTGGCACGTACTTGGGCCTTCGAAACCGGTATTCTCGTTGGTGACACCCTTGGGGCAGAGCTTCCATACAACGATTACTACGAGGTAGGTTCTTGTTTCTAGGTGATGACTATACACAGCTGACAGACTTAGTACTTCGCACCCGACTACGAGCTGGATGTACGTCCGTCCAACATGGACAATGCCAACACGAAGGAGTACCTCGACAAGATCCGCACGCAAGTCGTGGAAAACCTTAAGCGGACCGCCTTTGCGCCTTCCGTGCAGATGACCGAGGTGCCTCGAGAGCCTCTCGTGGAGGGCATGGACGACGAGGCAGATGCCATCTTGGACGATCTagacgaggacgagaacaAGGACAAGCGCTTCACCAAGCGGCGCTTCGATCAGTACATTGAGAAGCCCGGAGAGCTTAGCGacagtgacgacgaggagcTGGCTGGGGCCAACGGAGTCCGGCGGCAACCCAACGCGCTTAAGCGGAGAAACCAGGTCAACTATCGGAATCTCGATGTGAACGATTCGGGGCTGGAGAGCGGCATGGCCACGCCACAGGACGCTTCGTCCCTTCCTGACGATGACATGGACACGACTGCTGATGCGAAGATGACCGAGGCTCCGGAGCCGGAGACTGAGGCGCAAGCCACCCCCTCTGCGGCCGATGCGCCGTCCCGAGCAGATGAGGCCTCTGCGACAGAGCAGACAGAGATGGCAGTGGATGGACCAGAAACAACAGCGGCATCGGCGCCGATCTCCCGGCAACCGTCTCCCAAGCCCCAGGACGAAGACACCGCGATGGTAGATGCGGACGAGGCCGCACCGGAAACCGAGAAATCCGAAGCTGCACCTGAAGGCGCggctgacgaagaagagaagaagcccagCGAGGAGGCCCCTGCAGCTGACAAGCCCGCTACGGAAGAGACACCTGCCGCAAAAGAAGAGTCACCTGCGAAAGAGACAATTGAGGCAGCCGATACGGCAGAGGCGGAGACCAAGCCTGCGGAGGCCAGTGAGCCGAGCGAGGCCAAGGACAAGACACCAGAGGCAGCCAAGGACGAGTCGGGTGAAGCTAAATCAAAGGAGCCCAGCGCGGAAGCCGCAGGAGCAACAGAGGCCGAGAAGACTgaggaagcaagcaagaccGAGGAGTGAAGCTGAGCGAGCAAGATGGGAACAAACGAACGACTGGCGCAAAGGCACGGGCGGATGGTGTTTGGGAACGAATTGATTTCTTaccatattattattacatATTTGAGAGCATGAATGCCTAGTATTTTTAGAGCAGATTCAATAACGTGTATTTACCAATGTATTCCATATTGAGAGAACTACTACAACTGCCACCCCAGATAAGAAGTACGATAGCTGGTTATCAAagataactagttaactacgTTAGTCTAGACATCCTGACTCAGATATGACTAATATACACTAGCTGTATCGAGACTAGCTCTAGGGCAACCCTCTATCCGCATAAACCAACCAATGGGAGAGTACTGCCAAGATTTTACCCACGACGCACACTAAGCGAGAAGCAAATCGAAACCCGCGACCAAGTCTCTGAATCCGACGACACCCCCCGTTTCGACCGTCCGTCCGTCCCCCTTCCCTTGTCGCCCAGTTTTAATCCGACAACCCTAGATACACAGCCAAGATGTCTGCGAGAGGGTGagttattctttttttgttgctGGGAGATGtgtgggaaagagagagagagagaaagaggaaggaatcCGGACCGGAGATATTGAAAAGCTGCGggaatgagatgagatgagaggagatgaagatagGATGAAGTGCTGCCTGGAGATTTCGACTCGAAATTACACGGTCGGATCATGTTCGATATGCGACACATACGACATTGAAAAAGAGGCGGCatcaatgaatgaatgaatgaaagtCCGGGAAAGAGCTGGAATACATATATGGAGATGCGGGATGATCTGATATACACGACATACAAGGGGCATGTTAAAGCTAACAAAATATCTTCAAACAGACGCGGTGGTGCCTCCGGCAACAAGCTCAAGATGACCCTCGGTCTGCCTTGGTATGTCAACTCCAAATTTCTTTCCGTTCCAATCAAAACACGCACACCCATTTTCGAGAGAAATATGCGATTCGATAcaaaaatcaatcaatcaatcaatctcgACAACAACCTTTTTTTGATTCGAAACTCGAACAATACACAAATATCCCCATTCGATATCCCACTCTCTCCAACACCCATGATATAAAACCTACACAACGGACTCGAGAACACaaatgaaaagaagaatgaacACAGCTAATATCTCTGCCTTACAGCGGCGCCGTTCTCAACTGCTGCGACAACTCCGGTGCTCGCAACCTGTACATCATCTCCGTCAAGGGTATCGGTGCTCGCCTGAACCGTCTCCCCGCTGCCGGTGTCGGTGACATGGTCATGGCCACCGTCAAGAAGGGAAAGCCTGAGCTCCGTAAGAAGGTCATGCCCGCTGTTGTTGTCCGTCAGAGCAAGCCCTGGAGACGCCCCGACGGTATCTACCTCTACTTCGAGGACAACGCTGGTGTTGTACGTACCCCTTGTCCCATATTTCCGCCATGTGGTGAAGAAGTGTGTGTGGCATATGGATACTAATGATTGAATTTAGATCGTCAACGCCAAGGGTGAGATGAAGGGTTCCGCTATCACCGGTCCCGTTGGTAAGGAGGCTGCTGAGCTTTGGCCTGTAAGTCATCCTTATTTCTTCATCCCTAGTATATCAGCTAGTGGGGGAAAAAAACATGCTAATTGGATATCTAGCGTATTGCCTCCAACTCCGGTGTTGTCATGTAAAATGTGTTAAACCTGGAATTTggagcaaagaaaaaaaaagcgaTACCAAGGGCTTCTAGAACAAAGGGGGTGGTAccggttttttttttttagtatGACCTAAGAACATTCTAAAAATGAAAAGGATtcataaaaaatttaaaccTATccacctttttcttttcctatTTGATTCATGATGTACTTGTAGATGGTACGGATGTCTTTATGATatgaattgattgatcggATGATCTATATAGATTCAGTGTTACTATAactagtatgtatgtatgtaagttATTGCTTTTTGATCTTCTTATCCGCTCTGGTGGTATCCTTTCCAGCAGAGACACCATTACCAGCTCCAATGATACTCGATCCGATATACAGTACCACCAATCCCAAAGTAATCACATCGACGACATGCACCGCCCACCAAAGATGCTGCACGCCTGCTGCGCACATCTGGATCTCGTACTTCCATTCCGTACCGGTGAACCACACCGATAGGAGTCCGGCGTAGCCTCCGTATTCTCCCATCATGGAGCGCATAGTCACTTCCCGGATGGCGGGGACGCCCAGGTCCCCTTCTCTTGTAATGCCGTGCTGATAGCGCAGGGCATCCCATTCCCAGCCAGGTGcgtcaccatcatcctcggtcTTGTCGTCACCATCTACCTCACCAACAGTGCGATTCACAAAATGCACCACATCACAGCCCGTATGATCGTGGCCCGTAAGAATAAggcccttcctcccccatccGTTTCCGGGGACGGTGTCGTCCCCACTCATCCCGAAAATGCCCTCGAGGACAGCATTAGCGCTGGCGTACTGGCTTAGGTGGTTCTGTTCTTTGAGGCCGCCGGCGTAGAAGCGCGGGTTGCCGGCGGCGTCGCCCTTGgagtcgtcgtcatcgtggaaggcgaagaagggggcGTCAGTGCAGattccttctttcttgtggagggggaggtgagTTAGGAGGAGAGTGAAAGTTTTCCCgcgcggagaggaagagacggaTGGGCTTCGCTCTTCTAGTAGGCTGTTTAGGTATTCGTATGTGGCTGATTGGACTTCGGGGCTCAGAGCGGGGGTGTCTAGGACGAGActgttgaggttgatgaggtggatTGTTGGAACtgtttcctcttcctcattacCTTCTTCAGAAGAAGGTAAGGTGAATTTAACATCCCAATCTCCCCTTCCAAACACCCTCTCGAATCTCTCAATCCGCGATGGACTCGCATCCCCCGCATATCCGACATCGTGGTTCCCCACGATGTTTACAACCCTCTTTGCCCACTCCCCATTATCAGTTCCCAGCATCTCCGTCCCCATCTCCCCGGtaatctcatcatccacccgcACACCACCGCGGAACACCCGTTCCCAGTATCTCCGACCACGTTCGTCAAACTCCCCGTCACTCACCCATTGGCTCCCCACGAGATCTCCCAGCACGGTGACATGCGACGGCGCACTCCACCAGTGCATCGTGCGGTAGATATGCGCCAGGTAGTAGTCATTTCCGAGCAGGTCAAGGCGTTTGCGCGCGGCGCGGAATGCGCGGGGGAGGTCGGTGGAGACGAGGGAGCGGAGAACGGAGCGGAGGGTGTAGAGGGTGGCGGATGGAGGTTTCGTGCGGAGTGTAGAGGACAGGTCGGCGTAGTAGTTGGAGAGTTTGGCGGGGAGTTGATCgtggggtttggggagggaggtatCGCCTTCTAGTTGGGGGTCGGCGAGAACGAGGAGGCGGAAGATGGGAGAGGTCGCAGGTGAAGGaggcgagggagagaggtggtggcggagggtggagaggaaggatggagagAGGTGTGGAATCGAGAGATGAGAGGAGGTAGAATCCTCTGGCAGAGGGAATGCGCAGCCATGGAAGACGGGGTAAAGATAGAGATAGACAGTGCTGGTCAGGGCCagcgggaggaggatggccaGCGcgtggcggaggagaaggcggaggagggacaTGGGGAGAGCCGCATCGATGGAGAAAAAGAGTGACTggaatagaaataaaagaaagaaagaatagaatagaaataAACCAAGGAGTGAAACGGGGTTGAACGCACTCAATCAAGCCATCATCGTGTGGATTgtaagaagtagaagaagaagcgaggATGAAACGGCGGTGATCAGTGACGCGGCCCGCCGATCCCCGTCGCTTATACTTTGATAGAAAATCTAATGATAAAGACTTAACATTCAACATTCACATCCATATTACATCCTACATagtagacagacagacaggcaaaTAGGTAGACTCATTCACATATGAAAACATTCAAGCGGGGTATATCACATAAAACGCCAACCAGGCTGCgggaaaaagcaatacaTCACACATATAAGCaaatatcaatcaatcaatcaatcaatcaatcctccATGAATTACTGCGAGTTCCGCTGCGACCCAGGAACTGACACCTCGTCCATCGCGACCGGACTCGCCGATCGATGCTCCTCCGCGTCCACATATACCGGCTCTGTCTCCGGATCCATGGACACCCCCTGGATTAACAGCCCTTGGCGATCTTGCTCCAGATCCGTCAAGCCGTCCTGTGCCTCCGTCTCTGTCTCTGGAGGAGCCACGTCCGCTGTATTAGGCGATCCAGTCATCAGCGCTGGAGGACGCTGGTTCATCAGCCGCGCCTCTTTGAGACTGATCGTACGCTGCTTGTTCGTTGTCTCCACCGGCAGCGCCATGTCCCGCTCAATCGTCGCCTTCATCAACGCCGCCATCCACAGTCGACCCTCCTGCACGTTGTCCACTTGAAAGTAATGTATCGCTGGCTTAGTAAACTGCACAGTCCGTGATGTGCCTGACTTTGGCGGCACTAGCTTGAAGAAGAACGGCCCTTCACCAGCTCCCTTGGTCGCCCGAAGGGCCTCTGCTGCAGCCTTATCGGACGAAGCTCCATCCCCCTGGCTCAATTGACTGGCCGGGGTCGGCGATGCGGTCGATCCCGTGATGGTGGCATGGAGGGCCACAATGGGATCATTGTCTGCGCGCAACACTCGATGAGCAGTTATGTCAATTAAGCCACGCTCCTCCGTATCCTGTTCCGAATAGTAGTACGACAGACGCCGCCCCCGCAGGACAAAAAGACGAGGTTTCCACGTCGTCATCAGGTTGGAAGaccgcttcttcatccacccaaaGTAATCGCATCCCACCATCTGCTCCTGTGgggacttcttctccagcccGCGGATATACGCGCTCGTGTCTTTCTTCGACTTGACACCCGCCTTGACGGACGGCCGGGATCGAGGCCACAGGCCACCCTCGGCGGTCTTGTTTGACCCATCGGTGCTGTGTCGCTCCGAGCTCTTGGACGTCGAAGGGGTGGTCGACCCGGTCCGCGCCGACGGATCGTTGTCCCGAACGGGAGaggccggcggcggcgtcgaCGTATCAATTCCCTTCGGCGCCACGTCAGACGAAGCACGAATTCCCATGGCACGCCGGAATTTCGGTCCCGCACCCTTGAGCTGAGGCAAGGGTACCCCGGACGAGCGCGAGGAGTCGCTGTCGGACTTGCCGAACAGCGGGCCAAACAAGCCTAATGCACCGCTGGGTCGATCCTCCACTGCGGAAGCGGGTGCTGACTGCTGTCCTCGGCGGTCAACGATGCGAGTGCTCAGACTGCGAAGACGGCCCTTGGGCACCGGGCTGGTGTGCGATTTGGCCGGAGGGTTCATCTGCTTGACAGACTCCCGAATCGAGTCCATGCTGCCGATGCGCGAATGGCGCTTGCCAACGCGGAGCTGGTCATTCGTCATGTTGGATTCCCGAGAGTCCGCACTGCCCGCAGCAGATTGACGTTTCTGTAGGCGCCGGTTCTTGCGCATGTCTCCCTCGGGCCCCGAGAAGTAGCCCCGGTCCAATTCGTCGGTGACGGAGACAGCTGGATCAGACCCATTCGAGTTGGAGGGGCGGTGACTCAACtgggaaaagaaacccaTGTCCTGCGGGTGAGACGTGCCGGCTGCAGTTCCCGGACGAGGAGGCAGCCGCTGAGCGCCGCTGGCCAGAGTCCAGCCGCGATCGAACGAACTGCGCTTGCCGATGCCTGGCGACCCTTCCAGAGCACCCGAGTACCGGTTCGTCGTGTCGATGGACGAGTGGCGTCGGGAGTGGTTGATTTCGCGGATGGAAGCAGCCGACGGTCGGCGAGAATGGCTCACGTAGTTGGGTGTCTGCGGCGTGATCGGCGAGCTGGTGTTGCTCTGCATACTGCTGCTGACCAGGCGGGGGTGCTGGGTGCCGCTCGACCCTCGCAGCGTCGGGATCCTGGGCAGGAGCGGGCCGGTATGGCTGGCGCGACTGAGTGTCCGTTCTTCTGGAGGAGCGGGAACAGCAGCCACTGAACCgcgagggtggtgttgagaCGAGGAGTTGACGCCCTTGATTTCGTCCTGGAATGCTCGGATTTTGTGCCAGGTCTTCAAACGCCGCCCCATGACGCCAAAATCAAACTCCTTCATGAAGATAAAGTCCTGGTTCATGTCCAGTAACACATCGCCCGTGATCTCCTGATCCTCAAAGATGCCGCAATGCTTGTCCTCGATACCCCATTGCCGCAACTGCTTGGCCGTTTCTGCAGGCGTCCACTGCCGGACCTGCTCTTCACGCGGctggttctcttcttcctcatcggttTCGTGCCCATTGATATACGACATCCGGTGCTCGAAGTGGCTACTGTACTCGCTGGCCGAGTCATTCATGTGCTTGGATTCCTGACCAGCCACACTATGGCGCGGCGTGCTCAGATCGGTGATATGCTCGTCGATCACGCTAAGCGTCTCGTTCATGACGGGGCTGTCCTGGCCATTGGCATGGTGGCCGTCCATGGTCTGTCGGATTGACTGTTGGATATCGATGCTCATCGTGGAGGTTGGTA
It contains:
- a CDS encoding uncharacterized protein (COG:S;~EggNog:ENOG410PMYS;~InterPro:IPR038883) yields the protein MTNMNSLSRALENVRLDNNSTTGKTVKGKPIKKQRTKKAPIEPFRFFDLPSEIRLRVYHFVLFTPKRGRNPRLTGSVGASSKKNPPISPTSHRVALFLTSRRMHDEASDYFYSTQVFRLFHLQDYSRMPTIRAIPPRYRPSIATVELILGSSWTAPPREWTITRSLGLEEMERMRTFKVFVEVDPSHPVFEGFRISKDYYTDFAGDLLKGVLERLPNLEYVEFDGWPSVRKSGALMKRLMHEVRSAGIKIAWGPERGWTDYDGEEFSEDAYGVIAHEKKMQEKARRKKELEEAQEFARLHGLPPPPLPLFNPYLDY
- the RPN11 gene encoding proteasome regulatory particle lid subunit RPN11 (BUSCO:EOG09263QB7;~COG:O;~EggNog:ENOG410PHCZ;~InterPro:IPR024969,IPR037518,IPR035299,IPR000555;~MEROPS:MER0022005;~PFAM:PF13012,PF14464,PF01398;~go_function: GO:0005515 - protein binding [Evidence IEA];~go_function: GO:0008237 - metallopeptidase activity [Evidence IEA];~go_function: GO:0061578 - Lys63-specific deubiquitinase activity [Evidence IEA];~go_function: GO:0070122 - isopeptidase activity [Evidence IEA]), giving the protein MDRLHRMLQAAQGMGVGGNNGDIPNLIDNSETVHISSLALLKMLRHGRAGVPMEVMGLMLGEFVDEYTVRVVDVFAMPQSGTGVSVEAVDPVFQTKMMDMLRQTGRPETVVGWYHSHPGFGCWLSSVDINTQQSFEQLTPRAVAVVVDPIQSVKGKVVIDAFRLIQPQTVVMGQEPRQTTSNLGHLNKPSIQALIHGLNRHYYSIAIDYRKTGLEENMLMNLHKHVWTEALQMKDFHEEGEHNVERMKQLVSLAEGYEKRVKEETTLTKDQLKTRYVGKVDPKKHIEDVSQQLIEDNIVAVSRQMIDKEASVARQSNGKENGTGMEVDEEL
- the rpdA gene encoding histone deacetylase RPD3 (COG:B;~EggNog:ENOG410PHUX;~InterPro:IPR037138,IPR023696,IPR003084,IPR023801, IPR000286;~PFAM:PF00850;~go_function: GO:0004407 - histone deacetylase activity [Evidence IEA];~go_process: GO:0016575 - histone deacetylation [Evidence IEA]); this encodes MSNSLAPLDPITNGSADRNKKVAYFYDSDVGNYAYVSGHPMKPHRIRMAHSLVMNYGLYKKMEIYRAKPASKYEMTQFHTDEYIDFLSKVTPDNMDSFAKEQSKYNVGDDCPVFDGLFEFCGISAGGSMEGAARLNRNKCDIAVNWAGGLHHAKKSEASGFCYVNDIVLGILELLRFKQRVLYVDIDVHHGDGVEEAFYTTDRVMTVSFHKYGEYFPGTGELRDIGVGQGKHYAVNFPLRDGIDDISYKSIFEPVIKSVMEWYRPEAVVLQCGGDSLSGDRLGCFNLSMRGHANCVNFVKSFNLPTMILGGGGYTMRNVARTWAFETGILVGDTLGAELPYNDYYEYFAPDYELDVRPSNMDNANTKEYLDKIRTQVVENLKRTAFAPSVQMTEVPREPLVEGMDDEADAILDDLDEDENKDKRFTKRRFDQYIEKPGELSDSDDEELAGANGVRRQPNALKRRNQVNYRNLDVNDSGLESGMATPQDASSLPDDDMDTTADAKMTEAPEPETEAQATPSAADAPSRADEASATEQTEMAVDGPETTAASAPISRQPSPKPQDEDTAMVDADEAAPETEKSEAAPEGAADEEEKKPSEEAPAADKPATEETPAAKEESPAKETIEAADTAEAETKPAEASEPSEAKDKTPEAAKDESGEAKSKEPSAEAAGATEAEKTEEASKTEE
- the RPL23 gene encoding 60S ribosomal protein uL14 (BUSCO:EOG09265CQO;~COG:J;~EggNog:ENOG410PMYQ;~InterPro:IPR000218,IPR019972,IPR036853;~PFAM:PF00238;~go_component: GO:0005840 - ribosome [Evidence IEA];~go_function: GO:0003735 - structural constituent of ribosome [Evidence IEA];~go_process: GO:0006412 - translation [Evidence IEA]), which codes for MSARGRGGASGNKLKMTLGLPCGAVLNCCDNSGARNLYIISVKGIGARLNRLPAAGVGDMVMATVKKGKPELRKKVMPAVVVRQSKPWRRPDGIYLYFEDNAGVIVNAKGEMKGSAITGPVGKEAAELWPRIASNSGVVM
- a CDS encoding uncharacterized protein (COG:L;~EggNog:ENOG410PHBP;~InterPro:IPR033308,IPR033307;~TransMembrane:1 (n6-16c21/22o521-540i);~go_process: GO:0006506 - GPI anchor biosynthetic process [Evidence IEA]) → MSLLRLLLRHALAILLPLALTSTVYLYLYPVFHGCAFPLPEDSTSSHLSIPHLSPSFLSTLRHHLSPSPPSPATSPIFRLLVLADPQLEGDTSLPKPHDQLPAKLSNYYADLSSTLRTKPPSATLYTLRSVLRSLVSTDLPRAFRAARKRLDLLGNDYYLAHIYRTMHWWSAPSHVTVLGDLVGSQWVSDGEFDERGRRYWERVFRGGVRVDDEITGEMGTEMLGTDNGEWAKRVVNIVGNHDVGYAGDASPSRIERFERVFGRGDWDVKFTLPSSEEGNEEEETVPTIHLINLNSLVLDTPALSPEVQSATYEYLNSLLEERSPSVSSSPRGKTFTLLLTHLPLHKKEGICTDAPFFAFHDDDDSKGDAAGNPRFYAGGLKEQNHLSQYASANAVLEGIFGMSGDDTVPGNGWGRKGLILTGHDHTGCDVVHFVNRTVGEVDGDDKTEDDGDAPGWEWDALRYQHGITREGDLGVPAIREVTMRSMMGEYGGYAGLLSVWFTGTEWKYEIQMCAAGVQHLWWAVHVVDVITLGLVVLYIGSSIIGAGNGVSAGKDTTRADKKIKKQ